The following are from one region of the Oncorhynchus nerka isolate Pitt River linkage group LG8, Oner_Uvic_2.0, whole genome shotgun sequence genome:
- the sat2a.1 gene encoding thialysine N-epsilon-acetyltransferase — MDFSIRASTLEDCKDIARMILELAEYEKVLDQVKVTQKDLEQDGFIKNPFFHGIVAEVPEQHRTKEGHAKVGYALYFYTYSSWKGRALYMEDLYVMPEFRGKGIGKALMSKVAQLGLAAGCTQLNFAVLDWNKPSLDFYLSQGCFDVTADMGYHCMRCEGAALEQLAQGDT; from the exons ATGGATTTCTCCATTCGTGCTTCTACACTAGAAGACTGCAAAGATATCGCGCGGATGATCTTG GAACTGGCTGAATACGAGAAGGTATTGGACCAAGTGAAAGTTACACAGAAAG ATTTGGAGCAGGATGGGTTCATTAAAAACCCATTCTTTCATGGTATCGTCGCAGAAGTACCCGAACAACACAGGACCAAAGAGG GCCATGCCAAGGTGGGCTACGCACTTTACTTCTATACCTACAGCTCGTGGAAAGGACGGGCCCTCTACATGGAGGACCTGTATGTGATGCCTGAGTTCAGAG GTAAAGGTATCGGGAAGGCACTGATGAGCAAAGTAGCTCAG TTGGGCCTGGCCGCCGGCTGCACCCAGCTCAACTTTGCCGTGCTGGACTGGAACAAACCGTCTCTGGATTTCTACCTCAGCCAGGGATGTTTTGATGTGACGGCAGACATGGGGTACCACTGCATGCGCTGTGAGGGGGCAGCGCTGGAACAACTGGCCCAGGGGGACACTTAA